Proteins encoded by one window of Lathyrus oleraceus cultivar Zhongwan6 chromosome 1, CAAS_Psat_ZW6_1.0, whole genome shotgun sequence:
- the LOC127075534 gene encoding peroxidase A2: MNPSLHLTVTALCCLVVVLGGLPFSSDAQLDPSFYKTSCPNVHSIVREVLRNVSKTDPRILASFIRLHFHDCFVQGCDASILLNDTSTIVSEQGAFPNNNSIRGLDVVNRIKTAVENACPNTVSCADILALSAEISSVLANGPDWKVPLGRRDSLTANQSLANANLPGPSSNLTTLKSFFSRQGLNTTDLVALSGAHTIGRGQCQFFVNRLYNFSNTGNPDPTLNTTYLQTLQALCPNGGPGTTLANLDLTTPNTFDSKYYSNLQVQKGLFQSDQELFSTSGSDTVAIVNSFNNNQTLFFEKFKASMIKMGNIGVLTGAQGEIRKQCNFVNGASVGLDSMVTRESSQDGVSSY; this comes from the exons ATGAACCCTTCTCTTCATCTAACAGTCACAGCTTTGTGCTGTCTAGTTGTTGTGCTTGGAGGGTTACCCTTCTCTTCAGATGCACAGCTTGATCCTTCCTTCTACAAAACCTCTTGTCCAAATGTTCATTCCATTGTTCGCGAAGTTCTAAGGAACGTTTCCAAGACGGATCCTCGTATTCTTGCCAGTTTCATCAGGCTTCACTTTCATGATTGCTTTGTTCAA GGTTGTGATGCATCGATCTTGTTGAATGACACGTCGACGATCGTGAGTGAACAAGGAGCTTTTCCGAATAACAACTCAATAAGAGGTTTGGATGTTGTGAATCGAATCAAAACTGCGGTGGAAAATGCTTGTCCTAATACCGTTTCTTGTGCTGATATTCTTGCTCTTTCTGCTGAAATTTCATCTGTTCTG GCTAACGGTCCTGATTGGAAAGTTCCATTGGGAAGAAGAGATAGTTTAACAGCAAATCAATCACTTGCTAATGCAAATCTTCCTGGCCCCTCTTCCAACCTTACTACACTAAAATCCTTCTTTTCCCGTCAAGGCCTCAACACTACTGATCTAGTTGCACTCTCAG GCGCTCATACGATCGGTAGAGGTCAATGCCAATTCTTCGTTAATCGATTATACAATTTCAGCAACACTGGAAATCCCGATCCAACTCTCAACACGACGTACTTGCAAACATTGCAAGCATTATGTCCCAATGGTGGACCGGGTACCACCCTCGCCAATTTGGACTTAACCACTCCCAATACATTCGACTCAAAGTACTACTCCAATCTTCAAGTTCAAAAGGGTTTGTTTCAGAGTGATCAAGAGTTGTTTTCGACAAGCGGATCAGACACCGTCGCCATTGTCAATAGCTTCAACAacaatcaaactcttttctttGAAAAGTTTAAGGCCTCAATGATTAAAATGGGTAATATTGGAGTGTTGACTGGAGCTCAAGGTGAAATTAGAAAACAATGCAACTTTGTTAATGGGGCTTCTGTTGGACTTGATTCAATGGTCACTAGAGAATCTTCACAAGATGGTGTTAGCTCATACTAA